GCCAGGGCGCTGGCGCAGGCGGCGATGCGCGATCCGGACCGTTGCGACGCCAGCCTGGCCGATGCCGAGGCGCTGCTGGTGATCGCGGCCGGCCCGGCCCGCGACCACGTGGACGCGCTCACCTGCCTGGGTGCGGTGCTGTGCGACCAGGCGAAATACCGCGAGGCGGTCGGCGTGCTGCAGCGCGCCGCGCGCCTGCGCTCGGACGACCGCAATACCTACTTCAATCTCGGCGTCGCGCTGCTCCACTGCGGCAAGCGGCGCCAGGCCATGGCGTGCTTCCGCCGGGCGGCGCCGCTGCGCGCATCGCCCTGCACCTGGGAGGCCTACTTCGATCCGCAGGCGCAGTGACGCGGCCGACCCGGGGGGCGCCGCCGCAAGGCCGAGCGCCAGGCGCGGCCGTGCCGCCGGCCCGCGTTACGGCAAACCGGCCAGCCAGTCGTCGTCGGAGCCTTCGTTGATGTCGGCGAACAGCGGCGTGGAGAAGTAGCGCTCGCCGGTGTCGGGCAGCATCGCCAGGATCACCGAGCCGGGCGCGGCGGTCTCGGCCACGCGCAGCGCGGTGGCGACGGTGGCGCCGCCGGAGATGCCGGTGAAGATGCCTTCCTCGGCGGCGAGGCGGCGCGACACGGCGATGGCATCGCCGTCCTCCACGCTCAGCACCTCGTCGTAGACCTCGCGGTTGAGCACTTCCGGCACGAAGTCCGGGGTCCAGCCCTGGATCTTGTGCGGCTTCCATTCCTGGCCCTGCAGCAGCGCGGCGCCGGCCGGCTCGGTGGCGGTGATGCGCACCTCCGGGCGGGCCACGCGCAACACTTCGCCGACACCGGTGAGGGTGCCGCCGGTGCCCCAGCCGCTGACGAAATGGTCCAGCCGGCGGCCGGCGAAATCGCGCAGGATCTCCGCGGCGGTGGTGCTACGGTGGTAGGCCGGGTTGGCCGGGTTGGCGAACTGGCGGGCCAGGAACCAGCCGTGCTGCTGGGCCAGTTCCTCGGCCTTGCGCACCATGCCGCTGCCGCGCTCGGCGGCCGGGGTCAGGATCACCTTGGCGCCGAACGCGCGCATCAGCTTGCGCCGCTCGATCGAGAACGTCTCCACCATCGTCGCCACGAACTTGTAGCCGCGCGCGGCGGCGACCATCGCCAGGGCCACGCCGGTGTTGCCGGAGGTGGCCTCGACGATGGTGTCGCCGGGCTTGAGCAGGCCCTTGGCCTCGGCGTCGAGCACGATCGCCAGCGCCAGGCGGTCCTTGACCGAGCCGCCGGGATTGAACGCCTCGACCTTGACGTACAGGCTCACGTGCTCGGGCGGCAGGCGGTGCAGCTTGACGATCGGGGTGTGGCCGATGGTGTCGAGGATGTTGTCGTAGATGGCCATGCGCAGGGTCTCCGGAAGGGGGATGCGGGTCAGGCGGCGTGGGCCAGGGTAGGCGCGGCCGGCTTCGGGGAAGGTGAGGGTGGTGGCGTCAGCGGCGCGGCGCCGAACCAGTGCAGCGTGCTCGCCAGCGCGGCCACTTCGCCCAGGATCAGCAGCGCCGGCGAACGCACCTGGTGCGCGCGGGCGGTGTCGGGCAGGTCGGCGAGGGTGCCGGTGACCACGCGCTGTTCGGGGCGCGAGCCGTTTTCGACCAGGGCGAACGGCGTGGTCGGCGCGCGTCCGGCCAGCAGCAGGCGCTCGCGCACCGTGTCCAGCCCGGCCACGCCCATGTACACCGCCAGGGTCTGCCGCGCCTGCGCCAGCGCCGCCCAGTCCAGCGTGTCGAACGAATCCTTGCAGTGCGCG
The Xanthomonas sp. AM6 DNA segment above includes these coding regions:
- a CDS encoding tetratricopeptide repeat protein; this encodes MTVDVRSASLARARALAQAAMRDPDRCDASLADAEALLVIAAGPARDHVDALTCLGAVLCDQAKYREAVGVLQRAARLRSDDRNTYFNLGVALLHCGKRRQAMACFRRAAPLRASPCTWEAYFDPQAQ
- the cysK gene encoding cysteine synthase A, whose translation is MAIYDNILDTIGHTPIVKLHRLPPEHVSLYVKVEAFNPGGSVKDRLALAIVLDAEAKGLLKPGDTIVEATSGNTGVALAMVAAARGYKFVATMVETFSIERRKLMRAFGAKVILTPAAERGSGMVRKAEELAQQHGWFLARQFANPANPAYHRSTTAAEILRDFAGRRLDHFVSGWGTGGTLTGVGEVLRVARPEVRITATEPAGAALLQGQEWKPHKIQGWTPDFVPEVLNREVYDEVLSVEDGDAIAVSRRLAAEEGIFTGISGGATVATALRVAETAAPGSVILAMLPDTGERYFSTPLFADINEGSDDDWLAGLP